A section of the Arachis hypogaea cultivar Tifrunner unplaced genomic scaffold, arahy.Tifrunner.gnm2.J5K5 arahy.Tifrunner.gnm2.scaffold_592, whole genome shotgun sequence genome encodes:
- the LOC114927414 gene encoding uncharacterized protein encodes MTNKLAFEALDRTLRDIMVLVSDRNKDLPFGGKVVVLGGDFRQVLPVIPKGSRAEIVMASINSSIIWKYCEVLRLTTNMRLATGSEQSTAQELRSFSDWVLQIGEGRCGAVVNDKLFVDIPSDLIIPVLENPVEDIVNTIYPNLVQNFCDPSFFQDRAILAPTVENVEEINNYIVDLLPGEEKSYLSADSICGSDAYSDVDVDWITVEFLNQIRCSGLPNHLLKLKIGVPIILLRNIDPAGGLCNGTRLVVRDLGTNVIGADIVSSSNVGDKVFITRMNMIPSDTVIPFKFQRRQFPVSLSFAMTINKSQGQTLSTVGLFLRRPVFSHGQLYVALSRVRNRNGLKILLCDED; translated from the coding sequence ATGACTAACAAATTAGCATTTGAAGCGCTTGACAGGACGTTGCGTGATATAATGGTTTTAGTCTCTGATAGGAATAAAGATTTACCTTTTGGTGGGAAGGTGGTTGTTCTGGGTGGTGATTTCAGGCAGGTGTTGCCAGTTATTCCAAAAGGTTCGCGTGCTGAGATTGTCATGGCTTCCATAAATTCTTCTATCATTTGGAAATACTGTGAAGTTTTGCGATTGACAACAAATATGAGGTTAGCAACCGGATCGGAACAATCAACTGCTCAGGAGTTAAGGTCGTTTTCAGATTGGGTACTTCAAATCGGTGAAGGTCGATGTGGAGCAGTGGTCAACGATAAACTTTTTGTTGATATTCCTTCTGATCTAATCATTCCTGTCTTGGAAAATCCAGTGGAAGATATTGTAAATACAATCTATCCAAATTTGGTTCAGAATTTTTGTGATCCAAGTTTTTTCCAAGATAGGGCAATACTTGCTCCGACTGTCGAAAATGTTGAAGAGATAAACAATTATATAGTTGACCTGTTGCCCGGTGAGGAGAAAAGTTACCTCAGTGCTGATTCGATATGTGGTAGCGATGCTTATtctgatgttgatgttgattggATAACTGTTGAATTCTTGAATCAGATTAGGTGTTCTGGTCTACCTAATCATTTGTTGAAGTTGAAAATAGGCGTGCCTATTATTTTGTTGAGGAATATTGATCCGGCTGGGGGTTTGTGTAATGGGACTCGACTTGTCGTGCGAGATCTAGGGACAAATGTGATTGGTGCCGATATTGTTTCTAGTAGCAATGTTGGGGATAAAGTTTTTATCACTAGAATGAATATGATTCCTAGTGATACGGTTATACCGTTTAAATTCCAACGTCGTCAGTTTCCGGTTTCTTTGTCGTTTGCAATGACAATCAACAAAAGTCAGGGTCAGACATTATCAACAGTCGGTTTGTTCTTGCGTCGTCCTGTGTTTTCTCACGGTCAGCTTTATGTAGCTCTTTCCCGAGTTAGGAATAGAAATGGTCTTAAGATTTTACTTTGTGATGAGGATTAG